One genomic region from Uranotaenia lowii strain MFRU-FL unplaced genomic scaffold, ASM2978415v1 HiC_scaffold_121, whole genome shotgun sequence encodes:
- the LOC129759218 gene encoding heat shock protein 60A, with the protein MFRLPTVLRCSAARQVAAGYRGYAKDVRFGPEVRALMLQGVDVLADAVAVTMGPKGRNVILEQSWGSPKITKDGVTVAKGIELKCKFQNIGAKLVQDVANNTNEEAGDGTTTATVLARAIAKEGFERISKGANPVEIRRGVMLAVDAVKAHLKSLSRNVTSPEEIAQVATISANGDRAIGDLISEAMKRVGKDGVITVKDGKTLVDELEVIEGMKFDRGYISPYFINSSKGAKVEFQDALVLYSEKKISSVQSIIPALELANGQRKPLVIIAEDVDGEALSTLVVNRLKIGLQVAAVKAPGFGDNRKSTLADMAISTGGIVFGDDANLVKLEDVQLSDLGHIGEIVITKDDCLMLKGKGSQEHIQARVDQIRDQIAETTSEYEKEKLQERLARLSSGVAVLKVGGSSEVEVNEKKDRVNDALCATRAAVEEGIVPGGGTALLRCLKALENLSGANDDQKAGIDIVRKALHQPCTQIAKNAGMDGSVVVAKVLDLQGDFGYDALNSEYVNLIERGIIDPTKVVRTALTDASGVASLLSTAECVVTEEPKPEGAGGMPGMGGMGGMGGMGGMGGMM; encoded by the exons ATGTTCCGACTACCAACCGTACTACGTTGCAGCGCCGCCCGGCAGGTGGCAGCGGGTTATCGCGGCTACGCCAAGGATGTGCGTTTCGGCCCCGAAGTCCGGGCCCTGATGTTGCAGGGTGTGGACGTGCTGGCCGATGCCGTTGCCGTCACGATGGGCCCCAAGGGCCGGAACGTGATCCTGGAACAGAGCTGGGGATCGCCGAAGATCACCAAGGATGGCGTCACGGTGGCCAAGGGAATCGAACTGAAGTGTAAGTTCCAGAACATCGGTGCCAAGCTGGTGCAGGATGTGGCGAATAACACCAACGAGGAGGCCGGCGATGGAACTACTACCGCTACCGTTTTGGCTCGGGCCATTGCCAAGGAAGGCTTCGAACGCATTTCCAAGGGAGCGAACCCGGTGGAAATTCGACGAGGTGTTATGTTGGCTGTCGATGCCGTTAAGGCTCATTTGAAGTCCCTGTCAAGGAACGTAACTTCTCCTGAAGAAATCGCCCAAGTAGCCACCATTTCGGCTAACGGAGACCGTGCAATTGGAGATCTGATTAGCGAGGCGATGAAGCGCGTCGGAAAGGATGGCGTCATTACGGTCAAGGATGGCAAGACTTTGGTCGATGAGCTGGAGGTGATCGAAGGTATGAAGTTTGATCGCGGATACATTTCACCGTACTTCATCAATTCGAGCAAGGGTGCCAAGGTTGAGTTCCAGGATGCTTTGGTTTTATATTCGGAGAAGAAGATCTCGAGCGTTCAGTCCATCATTCCCGCTCTGGAACTGGCAAATGGCCAACGCAAACCACTGGTCATCATTGCCGAGGATGTCGATGGTGAGGCACTGAGCACCCTGGTCGTGAACCGACTGAAGATTGGTCTGCAGGTTGCTGCCGTGAAAGCTCCAGGTTTCGGAGACAACCGAAAGAGCACCCTGGCCGATATGGCTATCAGCACCGGTGGAATCGTTTTCGGAGATGATGCCAACCTTGTGAAGCTGGAAGATGTGCAGCTGTCGGATCTTGGCCAt ATTGGAGAAATCGTCATTACCAAGGATGATTGTCTGATGCTGAAGGGCAAGGGTTCTCAGGAACACATCCAGGCCCGCGTTGATCAAATCCGGGACCAGATTGCTGAAACCACTTCGGAGTACGAGAAAGAAAAGCTGCAGGAGCGATTGGCTCGGCTATCGTCGGGTGTCGCCGTTCTGAAGGTAGGAGGTTCCAGTGAAGTTGAGGTAAATGAGAAGAAAGATCGCGTTAACGATGCCCTGTGCGCTACTCGGGCTGCCGTTGAAGAAGGTATTGTTCCCGGAGGCGGCACTGCCCTGTTGCGTTGTTTGAAGGCTCTCGAAAATCTTTCTGGAGCCAATGACGATCAGAAGGCTGGTATCGACATTGTTCGTAAAGCGCTTCATCAGCCGTGTACTCAGATTGCCAAAAACGCTGGCATGGATGGCTCCGTTGTTGTGGCCAAGGTTCTGGACTTGCAGGGAGACTTCGGTTACGATGCCTTGAACAGCGAATACGTTAACCTGATCGAACGTGGTATCATTGATCCCACCAAAGTCGTTCGAACTGCCCTCACCGATGCTTCCGGAGTTGCCTCGCTACTCTCCACTGCCGAATGTGTTGTAACGGAAGAACCAAAACCGGAAGGAGCCGGTGGCATGCCAGGAATGGGTGGCATGGGAGGAATGGGAGGCATGGGTGGAATGGGTGGAATGATGTAA